A segment of the Vagococcus hydrophili genome:
TTGGTCAGTAGATGAAATCGATTGGGATCATTTTTATATTGTCTGGAGTGAGATGTTTCCAGTGAATCCTTCCATGACGATTGCTTATATATCAGCACTTGGATTACCTGAGATAAAAATTGAAATCGAAATACTTGCAGCAAAAGTAGATTGATGACAAAATAAATTAAATATCAAGAGAGACTAATCAAAAAAAGATTGGTCTCTTTTTTTGATAAAGTGTCCCAAATGATAAAGTTGAAACGTTATAAAGAGTATAAGGCGATGAAAGGGTGTGGCCTATGAGGAAAAAGCGGCAATTCTTTGAACGAATTTATCAAGAATATGAGCAAAAAATTTATCATGTGGCATATTCTATTTTAAATAATGAAGAGCAAGCTGAAGATACAACACAAGATGTTTTTGAGGAACTGTTTAAAAATTTAGATAAACTTATTGAATTTGATTCATTAGATTTAAAAAAATATATTTTAAGAGTTTCAAAAAATAAAGCGATTGATTTGTACCGAAAAAATAAATCTCAAATTAATTATCTGAAAGATATAAAAGAACGAAGCACAAAGGATTTTTCAGAGTCAAATGTGGAAGAAAAGTTAGAAGAATTAGTAACGAAAGATAAATATGCAGAAGTTGTCAAACTATTATCAAAAAAATCAGTCAAATCATTTATTTATGTTGTTTACTATGGGTTAACGCCTAAAGAAGCTAGTTTGATTTTAAATGAGAAAGAAGAAACAGTAAGAAAGAGAGTTCAGAGAGCGACCAATAAAATAAAAGAAGTTATGGAGGTAACATAAATGAAAGAATTTGAGCAATTAGTAATAGAGGAATTTGCAGAAAAATTATCTTTAGAAGATTTTGATAATTATGAAGGTGTTCATACGTTTTCATTAACTTATCAAAAGAAAAGAAAAAAATTACAAAAAAAAATTAATAAACAAGGTCATTTAACAGAGTGGTCAACCAATAAATTAGCAGCTGCTGCAGTATTTATGATTATCGTGCCAACAACTGCATACGGAGCAAAAACTTTTTATGAGTGGTATGTAAATAAAAATAATCATGAACTAACGATTAGTTTAAAAAATGAAGACGAGAAAAAATCAGCTAAAAAGTATTATCAATTAGCATTAGGTGATGTTCCAAAAGAGATGGAACTAGAAGGGAATCATTTAAATTTTAAAAATCAACAATCAAAGGAAGGTGTGATATTTAACCTATGGCGTATTCGTAAGGATGTTAGTTTTCAAGAACTCTCTACTGAATCATACGAAGAAAAAAGTATTTCAGGCCATAAAAGTATGATTGTTAAAAAAGTAGAGGACGAGTTAGATAGCTTTAATCGAACAGTTTATATGGTTTTTGAGAAAGAACATATTTTAGTTGAAGCAAGTGTGGCAAAAAATATGTCCGATGAAGCGCTCCTTAAAATCTTAGAAAAAGTGAGTTTAAAAGAAGTAGAGAAAGAGAAAAGTGACTATATCTTTGATGAAAAAGATTTTGAAAAACGTTTTGCTGATTATTTTGACTCAAAAGAAGAGAAAATAAAAGGACTACCTAAAAATAGTGATAATTTATATCAAGCCGATGAATCAATAAATTATAAAGTACAGGATAAACATATTTCTTTTGATTTAAATAGTGTGGAAGTTTTAGATAATATCAATGCAGTCTCTGATAAACAAGGTTTTAATCAAGAATCTCTGAATCATGTAAAATCACTAGAAATGTTAGATGACAAAGGTCAGTTGAAAAAATTTAAACAAAAAGAATATCAATCAGGTGATGGTATCAATGAAGTCAATAAAGTTGTTGCTGAAAGGGAAGTTCAGCCAAAATTTGTTTACTTAAGTGGGACAGTAAAAAATCTATCTAATAAAAAAATAACAGATTTATATATGACAGGAACTGTGGCGTATCTTGAAGAAAAAAATCAACAATTTAATTATATTGATGATAAAAATAAAATGTATTTACCACAATCACAAACGCTAAATATTGATTACTTTAATGCTGGAAATAAAGGGAAAAACGATTTTATAACTTTAGAACCTAATGAAACAGTGACCTATCAATTTGGATTTTTTGTTGACGAAGATAAATTAGATAAGATGTTTCTGCCAATCGTTCCTTTTGATAAAGATCACGATATGATGAATTTGGACGACAATAGAATTTGGATGGATATCAGACAGTAAAAATTTAAGGAGAGGATCAGCATGAAATCAATTATGTCTTTCATAAAAGAAAATGATGATTATGTTCTAGTGGTCATGATCTGCTTAACAACTTTTTTCATGATTTCAGTAGATAAAGATTTACTTATTATTTTAGTCTTTCTAAGTATCATACTATTCCCAATCATCTTTTTATGGAGTTTGGTGAAATTTATTAACAAATGATCAAGAGAAAGTTTAAGTATGAGGGTGACTTTTTAGTTCATCCTCTATTCTGTTATATTTATACTAACCGGTTGACATATAAAGATTAATCCTTTATACTCTTTTTAAAGAAAACGTTTACCTATTTGTGTCAATCGGTTATCATAAAGAGCAGGAGGAATCATAATGTCGAAATTTAAACAGTCTTTAAAAAATTCATCGTACTTACAAAGCTCATTAACCTTATTTTTATTTTTTGCTTCATGGGGGATTTGGTGGTCATTCTTTCAATTATGGTTAACATCTGAAACAAATGGTTTGGGATTAAGTGGAAGCGCTGTTGGTAAAGTGTTTTCAGTCAATTCTTTAGTGACCTTAATTTTAATGTTCATCTACGGTACTTTACAAGATAAACTTGTGATAAAAAGACACCTGTTGATCTTTACTTCATGTGTCTCAAGTTTAGTAGGCCCTTTCTTTATTTATATTTATGGTCCGCTTCTGAAAAACAATTTCACAGTTGGTTTAGGAGTGGGAGCTCTGTTCTTATCTGCAGGTTACTTATCGGCTGTAGGAATCTTTGAAGCTGTCTCTGAAAGATTTAGTCGCCTTTTTGATTTTGAGTATGGACAAGCTAGAGCTTGGGGCTCATTGGGTTATGCGGTTGTAGCATTAGTGGCAGGGTTCCTATTTGTTAAAAATCCAGCTCTTAACTTTTGGGCGGGTTCATTTTTTGGAATATTACTCTTACTAAATTTATTATTTTGGAAACCTAAAAAAGAACGAGAAGAAAATGAAACATTGGCAAATGAAGAAGCAGAAGCAAGTGTACCAAGCATTAAAGAAATGTTATCTTTACTTAAATCATCTCATTTATGGGCAATTATTATATTCATTATGTTTACTTGGACTTTCTATAATGTTTTTGACCAACAAATGTTTCCGGGTTTTTATACAAGCTTATTTTCAACAGCAGCTTTAGGAGAAAAAACCTATGGCACGCTAAACGCGGTTCAAGTTTTCTGTGAAGCATTGATGCTAGGCATCGTTCCAATGATTATGAAAAAAATTGGTGTAAGAAATACCTTATTAACTGGTGTTGCTTTAATGGCAATTAGAATTGGTTTGTGTGGTTTTGCGTCAACTCCAATGCTTGTTTCAGGGATTAAGATGCTACATGCCATTGAAGTTCCTATGTTTATTTTACCCATGTTTCGTTATTTCACGTTGCATTTTGATATTAAATTATCAGCAACGTTATATATGATTGGTTTTCAAATTGCAGCTCAAATTGGTCAGGTAATTTTATCTACTCCTTTAGGAATACTTAGAGATAACGTGGGCTACTCAACCACATTTAAAATTATCTCAGGGATTGTTATTTTGGCGGCTGGATATGCGTTTGTCATTTTGAAGAAGGATGATGAAGACGTTCAAGGTGATCCATTTATCCGTAGTTAATAAAAAAAAGAAAGTGAGCGATAATTATGTTAAAAAAACCCGTAAAATTAACCGATGAAAGATATAGATTAGGTTACCATGTTTCAGCAAGTCAAGGATGGATTAATGATCCAAATGGTTTTTGCTATTTCAACGGCTACTACCATATTTTTTTCCAGCATCATCCTTATAGCTCAGAATGGGGTCCCATGCATTGGGGACATGCTAGAAGTAAAGACTTAGTTCATTGGGAGGAATTACCAATTGCCTTAACGCCTGGTGATATTGAAGACAAGGACGGTTGTTTCTCAGGAAGTGCCATTGTAAAAGACGATGTGATGTATCTATTTTATACAGGTCATCACTATTACGGAGACAATGATCCGGATCATTTTTGGCAAAATCAAAACATGGCTTATAGTAAAGATGGTATTCACTTTACGAAATATGAAAACAATCCGATAATTGAAAAAGAACCAGAAGACAATACGCATCATTTTAGAGATCCTAAAGTATGGCTATATGAAGATAAGTATTACATGATTTTAGGAAGCCAAGGGAAAGATGGTTTAGGCCGTGGTATTATCTATACCTCTTCGGATTTGATTAATTGGGATTATGAAGGTGACATGTCTAAAGCAAGTAGTTTAGCAGATGAGGGGTTTATGTGGGAATGCCCAGACTTCTTTCATTTAGATAGAAAAGAAGTGTTGTTATTATCTCCTCAAGGAATGGAGGAGAGTGGAAAAAACTATTTAAATCTTTTTCAAACAGGCTATTTTGTTGGTCAACATGATTATTTGACGAATACGTTCCATCGTGAGGAGTTCACTGAATTAGATAGAGGTCATGATTTTTATGCAACTCAAACAACAGAAGTACCTGATGGACGCCGAATTGTTTTTGGGTGGATGGCGATGTGGGAAAGTGATATGCCTGAAAAAGTTGATGGCTGGGCTGGAGCGTTGACTCTTCCAAGAGAATTAAGGTTAAAAGATAATCATCTATATATGAGTCCAGTTAAAGAGTTAGAAAAGTTGAGAACAGATCAGGGACAAGATCATCATATTAATAAAAAAGGTGAAGTGATCCTTGCTGAATCTGTGTCGTCTACTGAAATTTTAATCGAGGTTGATTTAAGAAATACAGAGAATCAAGAAATGACTTTTGCTTTAAAAGATAAAGAAAATGAATCGATCTTAAGTTTAACCTATTCTCAAAATAATCAGGAATTAATTTTAAACCGAGAAGATGTTTCTGATCCACGTTTTGGTATGATTCAAGAAGCTGAAGAATTATCACTGCGAGTGTTTATTGATAAAAGTTCGGTGGAAATTTTTATCAATGAAGGAGAAGTAGTATTTACAGAACGATTTTATGCTGAAGAGGCACCAAATTTCACGATTGAAACAACTAAACAAACTGAAGTTGAGAGTACTGTTTACAAGTTAAATCACTCAGCGATCACTTACTTAAGTTAATTAAAAAGGTCACGCCTGACAAAAAGTGGTTAGTCAGAGGGTGATCTTTTGTGTTATTCTATGGTTAATGGGAATTAGCTGAGTGAATGAAAGAGGGAAAACAGATGCGTCCAAAGTTAGAAGATGTTGCCAAAGAAGCCAATGTATCTAAGACGACAGTTTCACGAGTTTTGAATAATCGTGGCTATTTGAGTCAAGAAACAATAAAAAAAGTGAATGAAGCGATTAAAAAATTAAATTATCAGCCTAACGTAGTAGCCAGACAATTGTTTAATAAAAAGACAAATATTATTGGTTTAATTTTTCCGACCGTTGCGAATCCTTTTTTTGGTGAATTAATTGAAGCCTTAGAGCAAAAACTTTATGCAGCAGGTTACAAGGTACTAATCGGAAGTTCCATGAATAATCCTCAAAAAGAAGCAGATTTTTTGAATCAATTATTATCAGAACAAGTTGATGGTTTGATTGTAGGAACCCATAATCAAGGCATACAAGAGTATCGTTCTGAAAATTTACCGGTTGTTTCTATTGATCGGGTTATGAATAAAGATATACCTGTAATTGAGTCGGATAATTATGCTGGTGGAGTGTTAGCAACGAAGCGTTTAATTGAATCTGGTGCTAAAAATATCTTACATACTAACGGACCAATAAAACTCGAAACCCCTGCTAAGAGGAGACGAGAAGCTTACGAAGATACAATGAGAGAATTTGGTTTAGAACCTCAAACGATTGTTTTGGATTTTAATATCTCATACCTTGAAAAGCGAGAAATTTTTGAAAAGATGTTTACAGATTATCCAGAGGTGGAAGGGATTTTTGCATCCAATGATATTGATGCTGCCTTGATACTACAGGTAGCAAAAAAATTAGGTAAGAATGTTCCAAAAGATTTATTAGTTGTAGGTTATGATGGAACGAAGATGACGAGAAGTATTCTGCCAGAATTAACAACGATTGTTCAACCAATCAATGAAATAGCGGAAACCGCTATTCAAGTGTTACAACAAAGAATTAATAAAGAGATGACTGAAGATGAATATATTTTACCAGTGAGCTTGTATAAAGGCGAAACTGGAAGTTTTGAATAGAGTATGACGAAATTTGTCATACTCTATTTTTTTAGGTAAATTAAAATAAGAATTTCTTTTGATTTACCTAAGAAAAATGTCACACCCTTGTCACAGGAGCGCCGTATACTAATTTTTAATAACTGAAATTCGGAGGAAAAAAATAATGAAAAAAAAGCGTTTATTAAAAATAAGTGGGTGGGTTATCCTATTATTAGTTGGTATACTGGGATGTTTAATTTTTTATACCGTAAAAATCGAACCTTATCAAATTAGATTAAAAGAATATGTATCCATTAAAAATAAGCAATCTAAAACAGAAATAAAAGTGGTTCAATTTTCAGATGTTCACATTAAAGAAGATTATACCTACCAAAACTTGGCAAAAGTGGTTGATAAAATCAATGAACAAAAACCAGATTTTGTCATTTTTTCAGGTGACTTATATGATAATTATTCCATTTATAATGATGATCAAAACATCATTCGTGAGTTAGGTCGAATAAAAGCAACTTACGGTAAAGTTGCCATTTGGGGTAATCGAGATTATGGTGGTGGTGCAGGCAGAAATTATCCTGGAATCATGCAAGCAGCTGATTTTATGTTATTATCAAATCAAACAGAACGCTTTACTTTAGAAAATGGAAAAACAATTTCCTTTACAGGAATTGATGATATGTTGTTAGGATCTCCTGATACAAGCGTGGGAGTAAATAGTATGGAAGCTGTTTATAGTATCTTTTTAACTCACGAGCCTGATTATTTAAAGGATTACCGAGTTGAAGGCTTTGATATTATTTTGGCAGGTCATAGTCACGGAGGACAAATCAAAGTTCCTTTCTTTCCTTCAATTAATGAAACTGGCTTAACTTTTCATGCGCATTCTAAAGAATATAGCAGTGGTTTTTATGATTTTGAAAAAAAAGGCGATAAAAAATTATATGTTAATTCAGGCGTTGGAACCACACATATTTCTGCAAGATTTGGAGTTGTACCTGAAATAACATTATTTAGAATAGTCATTTAAGGAAGTGAAAAAATGGAAATTTTATTAGCTGAAGATGATTTACAAATGAAAAAAATTATCAAAATTTATTTAGAAAAAGAAGGTTATGTAGTCACCACCGTATCAAACGGAGTTGAAGCAATGGATATCTTGGTCAAAAAAGAATTTGATTTAATTATTTTGGATTGGATGATGCCTAAAAAAGATGGCGTGACGGTATGTAAAGAAATCAGACAAATTAATTTACCAATTAAAATCTTAATGGTAACAGCTAAAAATTCTTCTGTGGATGAGTTACGTGGTTTGGTTGCAGGAGCGGATGATTATATTACTAAACCATTTGATATGGCTATTTTATTAGTTAAAATTAAGAAGATGATCAAATCAGAATATGTACTAACCGTTAATAATCTTAGTTTAAATCCTACGACCAGAGAAGTTAAAGACTCAGGAGTTTGTATTGATTTGACTAAAAGAGAGTATGATCTGCTGAGTTATTTTATGTGCAATCTTAATATTGTGCTAACCCGGGAACAATTACTAGATAATGTTTGGGGGATGAATTATGAAGGTGATACTCGAACGGTGGACACTCATGTGAAGAGATTACGAAAAAAAATCGGGGAGCAGTTTATTATGACTAAAATTGGTGTGGGTTACGTTATGGAGAGCTCTCATGAATAAATTATCCAGAAAATTTATGATAGGCATCATCTTTATCTTAACCACAACAGCTTTAGTAGCTATTTTAATCAATAAAAACTATGTGGCTAAGTATTACGTATCGCAAAAGAAAGATGAGTTAAGGCGTGTCTCTGAGCAATTTATGACAGAAATGAAAGAAACTAACTTTGAAATAGCTAGTAAAAAATTAGAGGAAGAAGAAAAAATTACCATTGTCAAAGCTTATAAAAAGCAAACGAATGACGAAGTGAACAATGACTTAAGGGAGTCTTTTAAAAAGAAAGGCATTGGTTTCAAAAAATTATGGTTATGGGGTCAAGATTATGAACAGGTGATGGTTGGAAATGAGCGAATTAATTTATATGAGCAAGAAAAGCTGAATTATAGCTTGCTGGTTGATTATCGGTCTAATGAAGAAGAACTATACGCCATTGGAATGATTGTCCCCAATATTACAGATTCTTTTTATATTATTAATACTTTCTTTGCTATTATTATCTCGATTACAATTATTATTTCACTTATTTTTATTGCAATTTTAGTTAGAAAGATTGTAAAACCATTGAATCAAATAGAGTTATTCGCAGTGAATATGGGGGACGGTAAGTATACTCCATTAAAGATTGAAACAAAGGATGAACTTGAGGAAGTCGCTAATACATTAAATAGAATGGGAGAGGACATTCTATCTTATCAAGCCGAATTAACCAACAAAAATCAACAAATGGAAGACTTGCTTAACAATGTAGCCCATGATTTGAAAACCCCAGTTTCTTTAATTAAACTCTATTCAGAAGGAATTAAAGATGAGCTAGATGATGGGACGTTTTTAGAGACGATTATTGAACAAAGTAACAACATGAGCCTCATGATTGAAGAATTACTTCTAATTTCAAAAATTGATAAAGAAAAGCTTATTTTTACTGAATTTAATCTATCTGAGATGGTACATAAAAATCTAAATGAGTATCAAACCTTAATGAAAGAAAGACAAATTAAACTATGTAGTCATGTTGAACCTGACATTATGTTCACAAGTCATTTAGTCTGGTTGAATTCAATTTTTTCCAATTTAATATCTAATGGGATAAAATATACATCACAAGATAAATTAAAGGTGACATTAGAAAAAATAGATGAGGTGATATTTTTTGAAATATCGAATCAGTTTGATAATGAAGGCTTAGATTTAACGCAAATTTGGGAACCTTATTATGTTGGTGAGAAATCTAGAAGTAAGGAATTATCAGGAACAGGCTTAGGGTTATATCATGTGAAGAAGATGGTTGATAAATTAGATTTATTGATTGATGTAACAGTCATTGATCATGAAATTATCTTTAAATTAAGCATGAGAAATGAGGAGAGATAATGATCGGAATAAGTGCTTGTTTAGGTGGAATTCCTTGTATTAAATAATTAATTACTCTTGTTAAAGAGGGCAAAGCAGAGATGGTTTGTCCAAAAGTGTTAGCTAGCCTTCCAATCCCAAGAAATCTAGCTGAAATCATTGGTGGTAATGGTGAGGATGTTTGGTGTGGACGTGCCCGAGTGATTGAAAATACAGGTGCTGATTGCCACAGAGGTATATAAAGAAGGCGCTAAGAAAGCTTATTTGATTTTAAAAGAAAAAGGGATGACAGTTTATTCAGATGAAGAGTGGATTAAAGTATAAGCTGTTTTATTTTATGTTTAAAAGTTAACAATAGAGGTCTATTTATCTGGAAAGAAAGATAGCAATGAAAATTTTAATTACAGGAGCAAGTGGTAATATAGGTTTAAATATAACAGAGTATCTATTAAAAAATCATGAAGTTGTTGCAACTGATATCAAT
Coding sequences within it:
- a CDS encoding RNA polymerase sigma factor, whose product is MRKKRQFFERIYQEYEQKIYHVAYSILNNEEQAEDTTQDVFEELFKNLDKLIEFDSLDLKKYILRVSKNKAIDLYRKNKSQINYLKDIKERSTKDFSESNVEEKLEELVTKDKYAEVVKLLSKKSVKSFIYVVYYGLTPKEASLILNEKEETVRKRVQRATNKIKEVMEVT
- a CDS encoding MFS transporter; translation: MSKFKQSLKNSSYLQSSLTLFLFFASWGIWWSFFQLWLTSETNGLGLSGSAVGKVFSVNSLVTLILMFIYGTLQDKLVIKRHLLIFTSCVSSLVGPFFIYIYGPLLKNNFTVGLGVGALFLSAGYLSAVGIFEAVSERFSRLFDFEYGQARAWGSLGYAVVALVAGFLFVKNPALNFWAGSFFGILLLLNLLFWKPKKEREENETLANEEAEASVPSIKEMLSLLKSSHLWAIIIFIMFTWTFYNVFDQQMFPGFYTSLFSTAALGEKTYGTLNAVQVFCEALMLGIVPMIMKKIGVRNTLLTGVALMAIRIGLCGFASTPMLVSGIKMLHAIEVPMFILPMFRYFTLHFDIKLSATLYMIGFQIAAQIGQVILSTPLGILRDNVGYSTTFKIISGIVILAAGYAFVILKKDDEDVQGDPFIRS
- a CDS encoding metallophosphoesterase, whose protein sequence is MKKKRLLKISGWVILLLVGILGCLIFYTVKIEPYQIRLKEYVSIKNKQSKTEIKVVQFSDVHIKEDYTYQNLAKVVDKINEQKPDFVIFSGDLYDNYSIYNDDQNIIRELGRIKATYGKVAIWGNRDYGGGAGRNYPGIMQAADFMLLSNQTERFTLENGKTISFTGIDDMLLGSPDTSVGVNSMEAVYSIFLTHEPDYLKDYRVEGFDIILAGHSHGGQIKVPFFPSINETGLTFHAHSKEYSSGFYDFEKKGDKKLYVNSGVGTTHISARFGVVPEITLFRIVI
- a CDS encoding sensor histidine kinase, with the protein product MNKLSRKFMIGIIFILTTTALVAILINKNYVAKYYVSQKKDELRRVSEQFMTEMKETNFEIASKKLEEEEKITIVKAYKKQTNDEVNNDLRESFKKKGIGFKKLWLWGQDYEQVMVGNERINLYEQEKLNYSLLVDYRSNEEELYAIGMIVPNITDSFYIINTFFAIIISITIIISLIFIAILVRKIVKPLNQIELFAVNMGDGKYTPLKIETKDELEEVANTLNRMGEDILSYQAELTNKNQQMEDLLNNVAHDLKTPVSLIKLYSEGIKDELDDGTFLETIIEQSNNMSLMIEELLLISKIDKEKLIFTEFNLSEMVHKNLNEYQTLMKERQIKLCSHVEPDIMFTSHLVWLNSIFSNLISNGIKYTSQDKLKVTLEKIDEVIFFEISNQFDNEGLDLTQIWEPYYVGEKSRSKELSGTGLGLYHVKKMVDKLDLLIDVTVIDHEIIFKLSMRNEER
- a CDS encoding response regulator transcription factor, which encodes MEILLAEDDLQMKKIIKIYLEKEGYVVTTVSNGVEAMDILVKKEFDLIILDWMMPKKDGVTVCKEIRQINLPIKILMVTAKNSSVDELRGLVAGADDYITKPFDMAILLVKIKKMIKSEYVLTVNNLSLNPTTREVKDSGVCIDLTKREYDLLSYFMCNLNIVLTREQLLDNVWGMNYEGDTRTVDTHVKRLRKKIGEQFIMTKIGVGYVMESSHE
- a CDS encoding glycoside hydrolase family 32 protein gives rise to the protein MLKKPVKLTDERYRLGYHVSASQGWINDPNGFCYFNGYYHIFFQHHPYSSEWGPMHWGHARSKDLVHWEELPIALTPGDIEDKDGCFSGSAIVKDDVMYLFYTGHHYYGDNDPDHFWQNQNMAYSKDGIHFTKYENNPIIEKEPEDNTHHFRDPKVWLYEDKYYMILGSQGKDGLGRGIIYTSSDLINWDYEGDMSKASSLADEGFMWECPDFFHLDRKEVLLLSPQGMEESGKNYLNLFQTGYFVGQHDYLTNTFHREEFTELDRGHDFYATQTTEVPDGRRIVFGWMAMWESDMPEKVDGWAGALTLPRELRLKDNHLYMSPVKELEKLRTDQGQDHHINKKGEVILAESVSSTEILIEVDLRNTENQEMTFALKDKENESILSLTYSQNNQELILNREDVSDPRFGMIQEAEELSLRVFIDKSSVEIFINEGEVVFTERFYAEEAPNFTIETTKQTEVESTVYKLNHSAITYLS
- a CDS encoding LacI family DNA-binding transcriptional regulator — translated: MRPKLEDVAKEANVSKTTVSRVLNNRGYLSQETIKKVNEAIKKLNYQPNVVARQLFNKKTNIIGLIFPTVANPFFGELIEALEQKLYAAGYKVLIGSSMNNPQKEADFLNQLLSEQVDGLIVGTHNQGIQEYRSENLPVVSIDRVMNKDIPVIESDNYAGGVLATKRLIESGAKNILHTNGPIKLETPAKRRREAYEDTMREFGLEPQTIVLDFNISYLEKREIFEKMFTDYPEVEGIFASNDIDAALILQVAKKLGKNVPKDLLVVGYDGTKMTRSILPELTTIVQPINEIAETAIQVLQQRINKEMTEDEYILPVSLYKGETGSFE